One Mustelus asterias chromosome 10, sMusAst1.hap1.1, whole genome shotgun sequence DNA window includes the following coding sequences:
- the timm10b gene encoding mitochondrial import inner membrane translocase subunit Tim10 B produces MAEPREIRNLRDFLLVYNKMTESCFNKCVTNINYRNTTRTEENCVNNCAGKLIHTNHRLMSAYVQLMPTIVQRRVSEYEAKAAEIAQKPSVTLAAALEGESEAADRVPGELDNSITIDPLAQTNSSPADQSEL; encoded by the exons ATGGCGGAGCCCAGAGAGATCCGGAAT CTCCGGGACTTCCTGCTGGTTTACAACAAGATGACGGAGAGCTGCTTCAACAAGTGTGTCACCAACATCAACTACCGCAACACCACCCGCACCGAA GAGAATTGTGTTAATAATTGTGCGGGGAAATTGATCCACACTAACCACCGCTTAATGAGTGCCTATGTCCAGCTGATGCCCACGATCGTACAGAGGCGTGTCTCCGAGTACGAGGCGAAAGCTGCTGAGATTGCGCAGAAACCCAGTGTGACGCTGGCTGCAGCATTGGAGGGTGAGAGTGAGGCTGCTGACCGAGTGCCGGGAGAGCTGGACAATTCCATTACCATCGATCCCCTGGCTcagaccaacagcagcccagcTGACCAGAGTGAATTGTGA